A region from the Peromyscus leucopus breed LL Stock chromosome 9, UCI_PerLeu_2.1, whole genome shotgun sequence genome encodes:
- the Gpr18 gene encoding N-arachidonyl glycine receptor encodes MTTPSNRHQLVLSNGSHPDEYKIAALVFYSCIFLIGLFVNVTALWVFSCTTKKRTTVTIYMMNVALLDLIFILSLPFRMFYYAKGEWPFGEYFCHILGALVVFYPSLALWLLAFISADRYMAIVQPKYAKELRNTCKAVLACVGVWIMTLTTTVPLLLLYEDPDKASSPATCLKISDIVHLKAVNVLNFTRLLLFFLTPLFIMIGCYVVIIHSLLHGQTSKLKPKVKEKSIRIIITLLVQVLICFMPFHICFAFLMLQGEETSYSPWGAFTTFLMNLSTCLDVVLYYIVSKQFQARVISVMLYRNYLRSVRRKSFRSGSLRSLSNMNSEML; translated from the coding sequence ATGACGACCCCCAGCAACCGCCATCAGCTGGTCCTTTCCAACGGCTCGCACCCAGATGAATACAAAATCGCAGCCCTGGTCTTCTACAGCTGCATCTTCCTGATTGGATTATTTGTTAATGTCACTGCATTATGGGTTTTCAGCTGTACGACCAAGAAAAGAACCACAGTAACCATCTACATGATGAATGTCGCACTACTGGACTTAATATTCATACTAAGTCTACCCTTTCGGATGTTTTACTACGCAAAGGGTGAATGGCCATTTGGAGAGTACTTCTGCCACATTCTTGGGGCTCTGGTGGTGTTTTACCCAAGCCTGGCTCTGTGGCTTCTTGCTTTCATTAGTGCTGACAGATACATGGCCATCGTGCAGCCAAAGTACGCCAAGGAGCTGAGGAACACTTGCAAGGCTGTGCTTGCGTGTGTGGGGGTCTGGATAATGACCCTGACAACCACTGTTCCCCTGCTGCTGCTCTATGAAGACCCCGACAAAGCCTCCTCCCCTGCCACCTGCCTCAAGATTTCTGACATTGTCCACTTAAAAGCTGTCAATGTGCTCAACTTCACTCGGCTCCTGCTTTTCTTCCTGACCCCGCTGTTCATCATGATCGGGTGCTACGTGGTCATTATTCACAGCCTCCTCCATGGGCAGACGTCTAAGCTGAAGCCTAAGGTGAAGGAGAAGTCCATACGGATCATCATCACACTGCTGGTGCAGGTGCTCATCTGCTTCATGCCGTTTCACATCTGTTtcgccttcctgatgctgcaggGGGAAGAGACCAGCTACAGCCCCTGGGGAGCCTTCACCACCTTCCTCATGAACCTCAGCACATGTCTCGATGTTGTCCTCTACTACATTGTGTCCAAACAATTCCAGGCTCGAGTCATTAGTGTCATGCTGTACCGCAATTACCTCCGAAGTGTGCGCAGAAAAAGTTTCCGATCCGGCAGTTTACGGTCACTTAGCAACATGAACAGTGAAATGCTATGA